Proteins encoded by one window of Methanobacterium sp. CWC-01:
- a CDS encoding NAD(+) kinase, producing the protein MRIGIVARVDVDKAVELANKIINFLEEKEVEIVIDKTLALKLNKSLDMAVELEGMEADMVVAVGGDGTILRTQSYISPKKIPLIGINMGTVGFLTEIDSENAFQALEEILAGNFFVEERTQLRVWHNGELPSALNEVVLMTRKPAKMLHIQIEVDDEIVEELRADGLIIATPSGSTAYSMSAGGPIVDPRVEAFIIVPICPFKLGARPTVVANESQIKVKLLREGKKAVAVIDGQFEEEINYMDEIIFRKSDHCAYFVRFTKNFYRKVREKLTQGGIN; encoded by the coding sequence ATGCGTATTGGAATTGTAGCCCGAGTAGACGTGGATAAAGCGGTGGAACTTGCCAATAAAATCATTAATTTCCTGGAAGAGAAGGAAGTAGAAATTGTTATAGACAAAACTCTGGCACTTAAACTAAACAAGTCCCTGGATATGGCGGTGGAGCTGGAGGGCATGGAGGCCGATATGGTGGTGGCAGTGGGCGGAGATGGCACCATTCTACGAACTCAGAGTTATATCAGCCCTAAAAAAATCCCTCTCATTGGAATAAATATGGGAACTGTAGGTTTTTTAACTGAAATTGACTCTGAAAATGCTTTTCAGGCCCTGGAAGAGATTCTGGCCGGTAACTTCTTCGTGGAAGAAAGGACCCAGCTGCGGGTATGGCACAATGGTGAGTTGCCATCAGCCTTAAACGAGGTGGTGCTCATGACTCGTAAGCCGGCTAAGATGCTGCATATCCAGATAGAGGTAGATGATGAGATTGTGGAGGAATTAAGGGCGGATGGCCTTATAATTGCCACTCCCAGTGGTTCTACAGCCTATTCCATGTCAGCCGGAGGGCCCATTGTGGATCCCCGGGTGGAGGCCTTTATCATAGTGCCAATCTGCCCCTTTAAATTGGGGGCCCGACCCACCGTGGTGGCTAATGAAAGCCAGATCAAGGTAAAACTTCTTAGAGAAGGTAAAAAGGCGGTTGCAGTTATTGATGGTCAGTTTGAGGAGGAAATCAATTATATGGATGAGATTATATTCCGGAAATCTGATCACTGCGCCTACTTCGTTCGTTTCACCAAGAATTTCTACCGAAAGGTCCGGGAAAAACTCACTCAAGGCGGAATAAATTGA
- a CDS encoding bifunctional fructose-bisphosphatase/inositol-phosphate phosphatase, with amino-acid sequence MKDTEIKFWEETGLNIIRQVEEAVEPLIGTRKSGEIVKIGADGTPTTLIDVVAEKKVVDALEELERPVFLISEEIGEVKIGKDPPEAILVVDPLDGTSNAIKKIPAYGISIAIAQSSASSQETANLQDVGMGLVKNFATGDLYSGFKGYGAFLNGEKIGSSLIDDVSRSSVGAYIYRGDMNRLEPLCKTVRRMRTLGAVAIEISYVADGTYDAFVDMRDNLRVVDVAAAKIIVEESGGVVTDRHSRTLDARLGVLEKTSLIASGNEKLHGDIMGILGGI; translated from the coding sequence ATGAAGGATACTGAAATCAAATTCTGGGAAGAGACCGGCCTGAATATAATCCGACAGGTAGAAGAAGCGGTTGAACCTCTGATTGGAACACGTAAATCTGGCGAAATAGTAAAAATAGGTGCTGATGGAACTCCTACAACCCTAATCGATGTGGTGGCAGAAAAAAAGGTCGTTGATGCTCTAGAAGAACTTGAAAGGCCAGTATTTCTTATAAGTGAGGAGATCGGAGAGGTTAAAATTGGCAAGGATCCTCCAGAAGCCATCCTGGTAGTGGATCCCTTGGATGGTACCAGCAATGCCATTAAAAAAATTCCGGCCTACGGAATATCCATAGCAATAGCCCAATCTTCTGCCAGTTCCCAGGAAACTGCTAACCTTCAAGACGTAGGTATGGGGCTGGTTAAGAACTTCGCCACTGGAGACCTTTATTCTGGATTTAAAGGATATGGGGCCTTCTTAAATGGGGAAAAAATTGGATCATCCCTGATTGATGATGTATCCCGCTCATCAGTGGGAGCATATATTTATCGGGGGGATATGAACCGCCTAGAACCATTATGTAAGACCGTACGGAGGATGAGAACCTTAGGGGCGGTTGCCATTGAGATATCCTACGTGGCGGATGGTACCTACGATGCCTTTGTGGATATGAGGGATAATCTGAGGGTTGTGGACGTGGCTGCTGCTAAAATAATTGTGGAAGAAAGTGGAGGTGTCGTCACCGACCGTCACAGTCGAACCCTGGATGCTCGACTGGGTGTTTTAGAAAAAACTTCACTGATTGCTTCTGGAAATGAAAAGCTTCATGGGGATATTATGGGGATTTTAGGGGGTATTTGA
- a CDS encoding pyruvoyl-dependent arginine decarboxylase translates to MKVSITSGRAEGPTKLNSFDNALLDAEIGDVNLIKVSSIVSGGTKIVKLPELGGGAMVNCVLAHAFSDQEGDLITAVIAVAMSDNLGCVVEHSAVNKDPEKVKLEAETMVRHMMEIRGLEIKEIIMEKVSHEVVNMGSAVAALIYL, encoded by the coding sequence ATGAAAGTTTCCATTACCTCCGGAAGGGCAGAAGGTCCTACTAAACTTAATTCATTTGACAATGCATTACTGGATGCTGAAATTGGCGATGTGAATCTTATAAAGGTTTCTAGCATAGTATCTGGTGGAACCAAGATAGTTAAACTTCCTGAATTGGGCGGGGGGGCTATGGTAAACTGCGTACTGGCCCATGCTTTTTCAGATCAGGAAGGAGACTTAATAACTGCAGTTATTGCGGTGGCTATGTCTGATAATCTGGGATGTGTGGTGGAACATTCTGCGGTTAATAAGGATCCAGAGAAAGTTAAACTAGAAGCAGAGACCATGGTCCGGCACATGATGGAAATACGCGGCTTAGAGATAAAGGAAATCATCATGGAAAAGGTTAGCCATGAAGTAGTGAATATGGGCTCAGCAGTGGCAGCACTCATTTACCTTTAG
- a CDS encoding translation initiation factor IF-5A — translation MSKKVVEVKTLKVGKYVILDGEASKITSIQTSSPGKHGAAKARVEAVGIFDNQKRTLVKPVDAKIDIPIIDKRAAQVLAIMGSDIQLMDMEDYDTFEVPIPDELRDQLLEGVEVDYIIAMGNKKLMRVK, via the coding sequence ATGAGTAAGAAGGTAGTAGAAGTTAAAACTCTTAAAGTAGGTAAATACGTCATATTAGATGGTGAAGCATCCAAAATCACCAGTATTCAGACTTCATCTCCAGGGAAACACGGTGCAGCCAAGGCCCGTGTGGAAGCGGTTGGTATTTTTGATAATCAGAAAAGGACTCTGGTTAAACCAGTGGACGCAAAGATCGATATCCCCATCATCGATAAACGTGCCGCCCAAGTTCTGGCCATAATGGGCAGTGACATCCAGTTAATGGATATGGAAGATTATGATACCTTCGAAGTTCCCATACCAGACGAACTACGCGACCAACTCCTGGAAGGGGTGGAAGTGGATTACATAATAGCCATGGGAAACAAGAAATTAATGAGAGTTAAATAA
- the speB gene encoding agmatinase, producing the protein MLFYAEKPLKFAFSKEMEEGGAPFKAHEGHGKVFYLLGVPFDSTATYQPGARFGPMHLRESSHNFEGYNLYLDKSLEAEFYDLGDVQTVPGNFKKTCQQVQFSIKEIADQGCVPLVMGGDHCISYPVTRALDIREASVIHFDAHTDLRDDYAGEKYSHATVIRRISELEPQNITQIGIRSSSLEEVQFARENDLVQFTARDVKENIDQVVGHLAALEGPLYVTVDMDVLDPCYAPRVGTPAPGGLNPLELETLILSLKDKDVIGLDVVEVSSSSVGDITSINAAKVLLDFLFLQ; encoded by the coding sequence ATGCTTTTTTATGCAGAAAAACCCCTTAAATTTGCTTTTTCTAAAGAAATGGAGGAAGGTGGGGCCCCTTTTAAAGCCCACGAAGGCCATGGAAAAGTTTTTTACCTTCTTGGAGTTCCTTTTGATAGCACCGCCACCTACCAACCTGGTGCCCGCTTCGGGCCAATGCATTTGAGGGAGTCCTCCCATAATTTTGAAGGTTATAATTTGTATTTGGACAAGTCACTGGAAGCAGAATTCTACGATCTGGGGGACGTGCAGACCGTTCCGGGGAACTTTAAAAAAACCTGCCAACAAGTGCAGTTTAGTATTAAAGAAATTGCAGATCAGGGTTGTGTCCCACTGGTCATGGGGGGTGACCATTGCATAAGTTATCCTGTTACCCGGGCTCTTGATATACGTGAAGCATCAGTTATACATTTTGATGCCCATACTGATCTGCGTGATGATTATGCCGGGGAAAAGTATTCTCACGCCACGGTAATTCGAAGAATATCTGAATTAGAACCCCAGAATATTACACAGATCGGTATACGATCTTCCTCCCTAGAAGAGGTCCAATTTGCCCGTGAAAATGACCTGGTACAGTTCACCGCCCGGGATGTGAAAGAGAACATTGATCAGGTGGTGGGCCATCTGGCTGCTCTGGAAGGACCTTTATATGTGACAGTGGACATGGATGTTCTGGATCCCTGCTATGCACCTCGAGTAGGGACGCCGGCTCCGGGTGGTCTGAATCCACTGGAACTGGAAACACTTATTTTAAGCCTTAAAGATAAAGATGTTATTGGTCTGGATGTGGTGGAGGTATCATCATCTTCAGTAGGAGATATTACATCTATAAACGCCGCTAAAGTCTTACTTGACTTTTTATTTTTGCAGTGA
- a CDS encoding TIGR00300 family protein: MQTREVTLSGHIIDSLTLPIALDLIMDLGGDFKILEFKVGKRKKDISHARIRVAAHSESHLGEILDELTEIGAMVVELQEVNLEPSPKDRTLPADFYSTTNHPTSIRYKGEWIPVDEIEMDCMIVVDPQNRKALCKPIGRIFKGDLVVVGREGIKVEPPERPRGKKGVFEFMSSEASSEKPLESIIKSIATEIKELKGKNGKIAVVGGPAIVHTGSGPVLARMIREGLVDVIFAGNALATHDIESALYGTSLGMCIKSGESVIRGHRHHIYAINEINKAGSIKDAVDQGVLTKGIMYECVKNEVPFVLAGSIRDDGPLPDVITDVIEAQDEMRKYVRDVDMVIMISTMLHSIATGNILPSHVKSICVDINPATVTKLADRGSAQVVGIVTDVGAFLPMLYQELTNQED, translated from the coding sequence ATGCAAACAAGAGAAGTTACCCTTTCTGGCCATATCATCGATTCTTTAACCCTTCCCATTGCCCTGGATCTGATTATGGACCTGGGAGGAGACTTCAAGATACTGGAATTCAAGGTGGGTAAAAGAAAGAAGGATATCAGCCATGCCCGGATACGTGTAGCAGCCCACAGTGAATCGCACCTGGGAGAAATACTGGATGAACTCACTGAAATTGGTGCTATGGTTGTGGAGTTACAGGAAGTTAATTTGGAACCTTCACCTAAGGATCGCACCTTACCTGCAGATTTCTATTCCACCACCAATCATCCCACATCTATACGTTACAAGGGGGAATGGATACCAGTAGATGAGATTGAAATGGATTGTATGATAGTGGTTGACCCTCAAAACAGGAAAGCTCTCTGCAAACCCATCGGACGCATATTTAAAGGTGATTTGGTGGTTGTGGGTCGAGAAGGAATTAAAGTTGAACCTCCTGAACGCCCCCGTGGAAAAAAAGGCGTTTTCGAGTTTATGTCCAGCGAAGCGTCTTCTGAAAAACCATTAGAATCCATAATTAAGAGCATAGCTACTGAAATTAAAGAGCTTAAAGGTAAAAATGGTAAAATTGCCGTGGTAGGCGGTCCTGCCATTGTGCACACTGGCTCTGGCCCGGTACTGGCCAGAATGATCCGGGAAGGCTTGGTGGATGTGATATTTGCCGGAAACGCCCTGGCCACCCATGATATTGAAAGTGCCCTTTACGGTACTTCCCTGGGAATGTGCATTAAAAGTGGAGAATCAGTTATCCGTGGGCATCGGCATCATATTTATGCCATCAACGAAATTAACAAGGCAGGTTCTATTAAAGATGCCGTGGATCAGGGTGTCCTTACCAAAGGGATTATGTATGAGTGTGTGAAAAACGAGGTGCCCTTTGTACTGGCTGGTTCCATCAGGGACGATGGCCCATTACCGGATGTGATCACCGATGTTATTGAGGCCCAGGATGAAATGCGGAAGTATGTAAGGGATGTGGACATGGTAATCATGATCTCCACCATGCTACACTCCATAGCCACCGGAAACATCCTCCCCTCCCATGTGAAGAGTATTTGTGTGGATATAAATCCAGCCACCGTTACCAAACTGGCTGATCGGGGCAGTGCCCAGGTTGTGGGTATTGTAACCGATGTAGGGGCTTTCCTGCCCATGCTTTACCAGGAACTGACCAACCAGGAAGATTAA
- the ade gene encoding adenine deaminase, protein MSPSLGESYKIRGNLLDVFTGDIYPAEVEFRGGTITCVKHLKAEFDHYILPGFIDAHLHIESSMVSPSRFAEAVVPHGTSAVIADPHEIANVMGLDGIKYMMDDSNSVPLKVYFSAPSCVPATPFETSGAVIGLVEIDELLAREDVVALGEMMNFPGVIADDPTVKRKIQTALKYKKPVDGHAPLLTGSDLCKYISAGISTDHECTTLEEALEKKQLGMKIMIREGSSAPNLEDLWKVGGDFLVSDDRHAEDLLQGHLDLVLRKAVSLGMDPLEAVRMVTLNPAQHYQLDGGSISPGRAADLVLVDDLEEFNIKEVFINGKLVAQQGKALFKAEPLQLKSSFQLKPKVPGEFDIISDADSALVRVIQVVEGQLLTLETEAWLKSQDGVVQPHIEDDILKVAVVERYGHDRVVNGFVNGFNLEKGAIASSVAHDSHNIIVVGAESTSMAEAVNKIREMGGGLVATSENSHKFLNLPLAGLMSNQSTEKVARDLEELKLFVRSMGCSLDSPFMTMSFLALLVIPQLKISDQGLFDLDKFDFVDVIKEKHKR, encoded by the coding sequence ATGTCCCCTAGTTTAGGAGAATCATATAAGATAAGAGGGAACCTGTTAGACGTCTTCACCGGGGACATCTACCCCGCAGAGGTTGAATTTCGGGGCGGAACCATAACTTGTGTCAAGCATCTTAAAGCCGAATTTGACCATTACATTCTTCCCGGGTTTATAGATGCCCACCTACACATCGAAAGTTCCATGGTCAGCCCTTCCCGCTTTGCTGAGGCTGTGGTGCCCCATGGTACCTCGGCAGTGATTGCCGATCCCCATGAAATAGCCAATGTGATGGGGTTAGATGGGATAAAGTACATGATGGATGATTCTAATTCTGTACCTCTTAAAGTTTACTTTTCAGCCCCATCCTGCGTGCCAGCCACTCCCTTTGAAACATCAGGAGCAGTTATTGGTCTGGTGGAAATTGATGAACTTCTGGCCCGTGAAGACGTGGTGGCCCTGGGGGAGATGATGAACTTCCCCGGAGTCATAGCCGACGATCCCACGGTAAAAAGGAAAATTCAAACTGCCCTGAAGTATAAAAAACCGGTGGACGGTCATGCTCCCCTTTTAACTGGATCCGATCTTTGTAAATATATCTCCGCCGGCATATCCACTGATCATGAATGCACCACCCTGGAAGAGGCCCTGGAGAAGAAGCAACTGGGAATGAAGATCATGATCCGGGAGGGTTCATCAGCCCCGAACCTGGAAGATCTGTGGAAAGTGGGCGGAGATTTCCTGGTTTCCGATGATCGTCATGCCGAGGACCTTCTACAGGGACATCTGGATCTGGTTCTAAGAAAGGCAGTTTCTCTGGGTATGGACCCCCTGGAAGCGGTGCGCATGGTAACCCTTAACCCGGCCCAGCATTACCAATTAGACGGAGGATCAATATCCCCAGGAAGAGCTGCTGATCTGGTCCTAGTTGATGATCTAGAGGAATTTAATATAAAAGAAGTTTTTATAAATGGGAAACTGGTAGCCCAGCAGGGTAAGGCCCTCTTTAAGGCTGAACCATTGCAATTGAAAAGTAGCTTCCAATTAAAACCAAAAGTTCCTGGTGAATTTGATATAATTTCAGATGCAGATTCGGCCCTGGTCAGAGTCATCCAGGTAGTAGAAGGACAGCTACTTACCCTGGAAACAGAGGCCTGGTTAAAATCCCAGGATGGAGTCGTACAACCCCATATAGAAGATGATATCCTCAAAGTAGCAGTAGTAGAACGTTATGGACATGATCGTGTGGTTAATGGATTTGTTAATGGATTTAATCTTGAAAAAGGAGCAATAGCATCCAGTGTAGCCCATGATTCCCATAATATAATTGTGGTAGGTGCTGAGAGTACCAGTATGGCTGAAGCCGTTAATAAAATCCGGGAAATGGGCGGTGGACTGGTGGCTACTTCAGAAAACTCACATAAATTCCTTAACTTACCGCTAGCTGGATTGATGAGTAACCAAAGCACGGAGAAGGTAGCACGTGACCTGGAGGAGTTAAAACTTTTTGTAAGGAGTATGGGCTGTAGTCTGGATTCTCCCTTTATGACCATGTCCTTCCTGGCCCTGCTGGTTATACCTCAGCTAAAAATAAGTGACCAGGGGCTTTTTGACCTGGATAAATTTGATTTTGTGGATGTTATAAAAGAAAAGCATAAAAGATAA